One genomic segment of Nonomuraea coxensis DSM 45129 includes these proteins:
- a CDS encoding LacI family DNA-binding transcriptional regulator: MPASPRRATLATVAASAGVSVATVSKVLNGRSDVAPATRSLVESLLRQHDYVAPSPRRGESAGTDTVEVQFDSYINAYSTELIQGLVNTGVELGVGVVVSLKREAARPGSWARELAAAGRRALIAVTSELTSGQLTALARARVPLVVIDPLNLPRARVTSVGSTNFAGGLAATQHLLGLGHRRIAYIGGPPSAACNQARLHGYRAALEAEGVSVPPCYTHFGHFRYQDGLEYGAAVLDLPEPPTAIFVGCDETALGVMEAARARGLRIPEDLSIVGFDDTQIARMVSPPLTTVRQPLREMGSVALRTALRLAAGEPIDSHHVELATELIVRGSTAEVTCSRQV; this comes from the coding sequence GACGTCGCCCCGGCGACCCGCTCACTGGTCGAGTCGCTGCTGCGGCAGCACGACTACGTGGCGCCGTCGCCGCGCCGGGGCGAGAGCGCCGGGACGGACACGGTCGAGGTGCAGTTCGACTCCTACATCAACGCCTACTCGACCGAGCTCATCCAGGGCCTGGTCAACACCGGGGTCGAGCTGGGCGTCGGCGTCGTGGTCAGCCTCAAGCGGGAGGCGGCCCGCCCCGGCTCCTGGGCGCGCGAGCTGGCCGCCGCGGGACGGCGGGCGCTCATCGCGGTCACCAGCGAGCTGACCAGCGGCCAGCTCACCGCGCTGGCGCGGGCGCGGGTGCCGCTGGTCGTCATCGACCCGCTCAACCTGCCGCGCGCCCGGGTGACCAGCGTCGGCTCGACCAACTTCGCCGGCGGGCTGGCCGCCACCCAGCACCTGCTCGGGCTCGGGCACCGGCGCATCGCCTACATCGGCGGCCCGCCCTCCGCCGCCTGCAACCAGGCGCGGCTGCACGGCTACCGGGCGGCGCTGGAGGCCGAGGGCGTCTCCGTGCCGCCCTGCTACACGCACTTCGGCCACTTCCGCTACCAGGACGGGCTGGAGTACGGCGCCGCCGTGCTCGACCTGCCCGAGCCGCCCACGGCGATCTTCGTCGGCTGCGACGAGACCGCGCTCGGCGTCATGGAGGCGGCCCGCGCGCGGGGTCTGCGCATCCCCGAGGACCTCAGCATCGTGGGCTTCGACGACACCCAGATCGCGCGGATGGTCTCGCCGCCGCTGACCACCGTCCGCCAGCCGCTGCGCGAGATGGGCAGCGTCGCGCTGCGCACGGCGCTGCGCCTGGCGGCGGGCGAGCCCATCGACTCCCATCACGTCGAGCTCGCCACCGAGCTGATCGTGCGCGGCTCCACGGCGGAGGTGACCTGCTCGCGGCAGGTCTGA